TCCGTTCCCCCATCGTCAAAGCCGCTGCTGAGGCTGGTAAGCATGTTCTCTGCCAAAAACCGTTCTCAATGTCAATGCGACAAGCCGTTGAAATGGTAGAGACTTGTGAGCAACACAACGTGCAGCTCATGGTAAACCAGAATTCCTGCTTTGTTCCCGGTTTCCTTGCTATTGAACCCTACATCAACGCTGAGCACCTCGGTGAAATCTACCATGTCTCAATAACCTGCAACGGGTTCTACACCGAGTTCCCCGAACGCCATCTGATTCCAGCGATGCAAGTGCATCACATTGGACTTGTGCATAAGTGGTTCGGTGAATATGAGAGTGTTTACTGCCAAGCACACGGGCATAACAGGTCTATTGAGGAGGGAGAAACCGTTTCCCTCACACTTTTCAAGAGTCGGAGTGGTGTCCAAGGCTTGCTTTCGTGCAACTGGGCGTTCCTTGCCGATTCTGGACGCAATTTACAGCACCCTCACGAGGAAATCCGCATTCAAGGCACCAAAGGGGCAATCTACGGCAATAGTGGTGACATGACGGTTCACCTCACGGAGCCGGAAACACGTGAGATGAAACCGTCGATTGAGGGAACGTGGTTTCCAGATGCCTTCGGAAACGTGATGGCTCACTTCCAAAAGTGTCTGCGCACTGGAGAGACACCTATTACGCATGGCCGTGGCAACTTGCACGTCGTCCAAACGGTGTTCGCCATGCACCAATCGGCGAGTTCCGGGGAAGTCGTCCTGCTTGACGATATTTCGTTGGATGGCGACTACGACCTGAGCCCTCATCTTGTTCACAGTGCAGACGATACGGCTATTCTGCAGTAAAGCCACGCGCCTCGCAGATAAATATGGATTAAAAACACTCAAGCGTGATATGCTGTCAGATAGAGGAGCTGGAAATGGATTACACAGACATTATTACCATTGAACCCGGTGATACCACCCAACGCCTAAAGGCGTGGGAAACCTCGGTTTCGTAGCGACTGCGGTTTTCTCAGAGAGTCCACCGTCTTCCGTCTCCGCCGCACTCACGAAGGTGCGATCGAACGGCTTTATCGCGCATTGTTACGCGGGTACCCCAGCCTGCAAAATGTTGATCGCAGCGTTGACGTCCCTGTCGTGGTGAGACCCACAGTCGGGACATGTCCATTGCCTATCTGAAAGCGTTAGATCTTCGTTGAGGTGTCCACACGCCGAACACGGCTTTGTCGTAGGCGTCCAGCGACCTG
The Candidatus Poribacteria bacterium genome window above contains:
- a CDS encoding Gfo/Idh/MocA family oxidoreductase, producing MTNKQEFGIGLIGLGIGQQHLIGYQRQGLRVAAICDKDAGRLTEVGEQFQIDKRYTRIADLIADADVDVVDMAVQPWIRSPIVKAAAEAGKHVLCQKPFSMSMRQAVEMVETCEQHNVQLMVNQNSCFVPGFLAIEPYINAEHLGEIYHVSITCNGFYTEFPERHLIPAMQVHHIGLVHKWFGEYESVYCQAHGHNRSIEEGETVSLTLFKSRSGVQGLLSCNWAFLADSGRNLQHPHEEIRIQGTKGAIYGNSGDMTVHLTEPETREMKPSIEGTWFPDAFGNVMAHFQKCLRTGETPITHGRGNLHVVQTVFAMHQSASSGEVVLLDDISLDGDYDLSPHLVHSADDTAILQ